One region of Streptomyces sp. NBC_00442 genomic DNA includes:
- a CDS encoding AI-2E family transporter encodes METSRHLLPEAARRIAAWCAVVLLVAGVVGVGVWLCAAFKTAVTPVLLALLGTALLGPVHRWLVRLGLRRSLAAGLTCVALVAVVGGAGYVVVSALIDTGDQILASLKQAGQWVADHFGVAGGDGVTNIADNAKQLLSKFGASAAGGVLQGLSLLGTLIATSVLALLLTFFFLKDSDRAVGLAHAVAPRGAGDTVEAMARRAFEAVEGFMRGTTLIALIDAVCITVGLLILRVPGAIGLGALVFIGAYIPYLGAFVSGAVAVLVALADRGFGTALWTLGIVLAVQQLEGHILQPVIQSRTVQMHPAMIMIALTAGADVAGLVGMLLAVPVAAAAFGVLGEVRKRYGSGGEPGFGGGATREGAGGGPPGAGAGGGQPPGLSAPAGPDS; translated from the coding sequence GTGGAGACGTCCAGGCACCTGCTGCCCGAAGCCGCCCGTCGCATCGCCGCCTGGTGCGCCGTCGTGCTGCTCGTCGCCGGGGTCGTCGGGGTGGGGGTGTGGCTGTGCGCCGCGTTCAAGACGGCCGTCACGCCCGTGCTGCTCGCCCTCCTCGGCACCGCGCTGCTCGGGCCCGTACACCGGTGGCTGGTCCGCCTGGGGCTGCGGCGCTCGCTCGCGGCGGGGCTCACCTGCGTCGCACTCGTGGCGGTGGTCGGCGGCGCCGGGTACGTCGTGGTCAGCGCGCTCATCGACACCGGGGACCAGATCCTCGCCTCGCTCAAGCAGGCCGGACAGTGGGTGGCCGACCACTTCGGGGTGGCCGGCGGGGACGGCGTCACCAACATCGCCGACAACGCCAAGCAGCTGCTGTCCAAGTTCGGGGCGAGCGCGGCCGGCGGGGTGCTCCAGGGGCTCAGCCTGCTGGGCACGCTCATCGCCACCAGCGTGCTCGCGCTGCTGCTGACCTTCTTCTTCCTCAAGGACTCCGACCGGGCCGTGGGCCTCGCCCACGCGGTGGCGCCGCGCGGCGCGGGCGACACCGTGGAGGCGATGGCGCGGCGCGCCTTCGAGGCGGTCGAGGGGTTCATGCGGGGGACCACGCTCATCGCCCTCATCGACGCCGTCTGCATCACGGTCGGGCTGCTCATCCTGAGGGTGCCCGGCGCCATCGGGCTCGGCGCGCTGGTCTTCATCGGCGCGTACATCCCCTACCTGGGCGCCTTCGTGTCCGGCGCGGTGGCCGTCCTGGTGGCGCTCGCCGACCGCGGGTTCGGCACCGCGCTGTGGACCCTCGGGATCGTGCTCGCCGTGCAGCAGCTCGAAGGGCACATCCTCCAGCCCGTCATCCAGAGCCGCACCGTCCAGATGCACCCCGCGATGATCATGATCGCGCTGACCGCGGGCGCGGACGTAGCGGGCCTGGTCGGCATGCTGCTCGCGGTACCGGTCGCGGCGGCCGCGTTCGGGGTCCTGGGGGAGGTGCGCAAGCGGTACGGGAGTGGGGGCGAGCCCGGCTTCGGTGGGGGCGCGACCCGGGAGGGGGCCGGCGGCGGGCCGCCCGGCGCGGGGGCGGGCGGAGGTCAGCCCCCCGGGTTGTCCGCCCCGGCGGGCCCGGACTCGTAG
- a CDS encoding ATP-binding SpoIIE family protein phosphatase: MRTEDVLAAIATGLWRWDNASGTVTLDAEAARLLGLPARPATLTEASARSRFHPVDWNEVDGIVHLALAEGTLAEVRLRIMDEHGRVLRTVRSRSKPMLNGDTYMLIGTIQEVAEPQPGTTAAHPSITGDWRRSREAFLLDAGRALAEARSTSEVLRVAASLSMPGFSPDGLAVFGVAGERLTIIGHHGHNPGDDGPFADMALDTDYPAADVVRNGRAIYLPSPQEYRRRFPATWPMAQRFDRQSWAFVPLIVAGHTIGAWMAAFKHPVAFTPDERSVLTTVARMLAQALARAGEAEDEREFSLGLQRSMMPTLGPEIPGMTVAARYVPTGGGLQVGGDWYDMIPLPGGGSATDNGGGRFALVIGDVQGHDVRAAGLMGQLRIALRAYASEGHSPDAVLSRASRFLYGITESYGLPEPSGDGYEDNAPRFATCLYIEVDPATGTLDIARAGHPDPVIRTADGTALIRSTAGGLPLGIEADSDYPTTRLVLDPDETIMICTDGLIETGGHDMASGWTRLRPVLEMHTGDSLEQLADELVQAVHGPSSHHTTGPLVDRREDDIALLLLRRNDVAASAGAAPPDVVRRTALTVAQAEPQQIAGARRQLRELLHDWADEEQVDSAVLMISEMITNVLVHTDGDALLVAEARGPLGTRRLRVEVADASDELPHRRRPGEMASSGRGLILMEMLADAWGVDPRGDGKSIWFELYESGPAGADNPGG; this comes from the coding sequence ATGCGCACAGAGGACGTCCTGGCCGCTATCGCGACTGGCCTGTGGCGCTGGGACAACGCCTCCGGGACGGTCACCCTCGACGCCGAGGCCGCCCGGCTCCTCGGGCTGCCCGCGCGTCCCGCCACCCTGACGGAGGCATCCGCACGCTCCCGTTTCCACCCGGTCGACTGGAACGAGGTCGACGGCATCGTGCACCTCGCCCTCGCCGAGGGCACCCTCGCCGAGGTCCGGCTGCGGATCATGGACGAGCACGGCCGCGTCCTGCGTACGGTGCGCAGCCGCTCCAAGCCCATGCTCAACGGCGACACCTACATGCTCATCGGCACCATCCAGGAGGTCGCCGAGCCCCAGCCCGGCACCACCGCAGCACATCCCTCCATCACCGGCGACTGGCGGCGCTCGCGCGAGGCGTTCCTGCTCGACGCGGGGCGCGCGCTCGCCGAGGCCCGCTCCACGTCCGAGGTGCTGCGGGTCGCCGCCTCGCTGTCCATGCCGGGGTTCTCGCCGGACGGCCTCGCCGTGTTCGGGGTGGCCGGCGAGCGGCTGACGATCATCGGGCACCACGGGCACAACCCGGGGGACGACGGCCCGTTCGCGGACATGGCGCTCGACACGGACTATCCGGCCGCCGACGTCGTACGCAACGGGCGGGCGATCTATCTGCCGAGCCCGCAGGAGTACCGGCGCCGCTTCCCCGCCACCTGGCCGATGGCGCAGCGCTTCGACCGGCAGTCGTGGGCGTTCGTCCCGCTGATCGTGGCCGGCCACACCATCGGCGCGTGGATGGCCGCGTTCAAGCATCCCGTCGCCTTCACCCCCGACGAGCGCTCGGTCCTCACCACGGTGGCCCGCATGCTCGCCCAGGCCCTGGCGAGGGCGGGCGAGGCGGAGGACGAGCGCGAGTTCTCGCTCGGCCTGCAACGCTCCATGATGCCGACGCTCGGCCCCGAGATCCCCGGCATGACGGTCGCCGCCCGCTATGTGCCGACCGGCGGTGGCCTCCAGGTCGGCGGCGACTGGTACGACATGATCCCGCTGCCCGGCGGCGGCTCCGCCACGGACAACGGCGGTGGGCGCTTCGCGCTGGTCATCGGCGACGTGCAGGGCCACGACGTGCGGGCGGCCGGCCTCATGGGCCAGCTACGGATCGCGCTGCGCGCGTATGCGAGCGAGGGCCACAGCCCCGACGCGGTCCTCTCGCGCGCCTCCCGCTTCCTGTACGGGATCACCGAGTCGTACGGGCTGCCCGAGCCGTCGGGCGACGGGTACGAGGACAACGCGCCGCGCTTCGCGACCTGCCTCTACATCGAGGTCGACCCGGCCACCGGCACCCTCGACATCGCGCGGGCCGGCCACCCCGACCCGGTGATCCGCACCGCCGACGGCACCGCCCTGATCCGCTCGACCGCGGGCGGCCTCCCGCTCGGCATCGAGGCGGACTCCGACTACCCGACCACCCGGCTCGTCCTGGACCCCGACGAGACGATCATGATCTGCACGGACGGTCTGATCGAGACCGGCGGGCACGACATGGCGAGCGGCTGGACGCGGCTGCGCCCGGTCCTGGAGATGCACACCGGCGACAGCCTGGAACAGCTCGCCGACGAGCTGGTCCAGGCCGTGCACGGCCCCTCCTCGCACCACACCACGGGCCCGCTCGTGGACCGCCGCGAGGACGACATCGCGCTGCTGCTCCTGCGCCGCAACGACGTCGCCGCGTCCGCGGGGGCCGCCCCGCCCGACGTGGTCCGGCGCACCGCCCTGACCGTCGCCCAGGCCGAGCCCCAGCAGATCGCGGGCGCCCGCAGGCAGCTGCGCGAGCTCCTGCACGACTGGGCGGACGAGGAGCAGGTCGACTCGGCGGTCCTGATGATCTCCGAGATGATCACCAACGTCCTGGTCCACACCGACGGGGACGCCCTCCTGGTGGCCGAGGCCAGGGGCCCCCTGGGCACCCGCCGCCTGCGCGTCGAGGTGGCCGACGCCAGCGACGAACTCCCCCACCGGCGCCGCCCCGGCGAAATGGCATCGAGCGGCCGCGGCCTGATCCTGATGGAGATGCTGGCGGACGCGTGGGGAGTCGACCCGCGGGGCGACGGCAAGTCGATCTGGTTCGAGCTCTACGAGTCCGGGCCCGCCGGGGCGGACAACCCGGGGGGCTGA
- the aspS gene encoding aspartate--tRNA ligase, whose translation MHRYRSHTCGELRASDVGGDVRLSGWLHNRRDLGGILFIDLRDHYGITQLVARPGTAGAEALDKLSKETVVRVDGKVVSRGAENVNGELATGEIEIEVGEVEVLGAAAPLPFTINAEDGVNEERRLEYRFLDLRRERMHRNIMLRSAVIASIRSKMVALGFNEMATPILAATSPEGARDFVVPSRLNPGKFYALPQAPQQFKQLLMISGFDRYFQIAPCFRDEDARADRSPGEFYQLDVEMSFVEQEDVFQPIEKLMTELFEEFGGGRHVTSPFPRIPFRESMLKYGNDKPDLRAKLELTDITDVFEGSAFKAFAGKHVRALPVPDVAGQSRKFFDGLGEYAVSLGAQGLAWVRVAEDGSLSGPIAKFLTEENVKVLTERLGLAAGHAVFFGAGEFDEVSKIMSGVRVEAAKRAGHFEEGVFRFCWIVDFPMYEKDEETGRIDFSHNPFSMPQGGLEALESQDPLDVLGWQYDIVCNGIELSSGAIRNHEPEIMFKAFEIAGYDRETVEREFGGMLKAFRLGAPPHGGIAPGVDRMVMLLADEPNIRETIAFPLNGNAQDLMMGAPTELDETRLRELNIALRKPVADKQA comes from the coding sequence ATGCACCGGTACCGGTCCCACACCTGCGGCGAGCTCCGCGCCTCCGACGTCGGCGGCGACGTCCGGCTGAGCGGCTGGCTGCACAATCGCCGAGACCTGGGCGGCATTCTCTTCATCGACCTGCGGGACCACTACGGCATCACCCAGCTGGTCGCCCGGCCCGGCACGGCCGGCGCGGAGGCCCTGGACAAGCTGTCCAAGGAGACCGTCGTCCGCGTGGACGGCAAGGTCGTCTCGCGCGGCGCCGAGAACGTCAACGGTGAGCTGGCGACCGGTGAGATCGAGATCGAGGTCGGTGAGGTCGAGGTGCTCGGCGCCGCCGCGCCGCTGCCCTTCACGATCAACGCCGAGGACGGGGTCAACGAGGAGCGGCGCCTGGAGTACCGCTTCCTGGACCTGCGCCGCGAGCGCATGCACCGCAACATCATGCTGCGCAGCGCCGTGATCGCCTCGATCCGCTCGAAGATGGTCGCGCTCGGCTTCAACGAGATGGCGACGCCCATCCTGGCCGCGACCTCCCCCGAGGGCGCCCGCGACTTCGTCGTCCCCTCCCGCCTGAACCCGGGCAAGTTCTACGCGCTGCCGCAGGCGCCGCAGCAGTTCAAGCAGCTGCTCATGATCTCCGGCTTCGACCGGTACTTCCAGATCGCGCCCTGCTTCCGCGACGAGGACGCCCGCGCGGACCGCTCGCCGGGCGAGTTCTACCAGCTCGACGTCGAGATGAGCTTCGTCGAGCAGGAGGACGTCTTCCAGCCCATCGAGAAGCTCATGACCGAGCTCTTCGAGGAGTTCGGCGGCGGCCGCCACGTCACCTCCCCCTTCCCGCGGATCCCGTTCCGCGAGTCGATGCTGAAGTACGGCAACGACAAGCCCGACCTGCGTGCCAAGCTCGAACTCACCGACATCACGGACGTGTTCGAGGGATCGGCGTTCAAGGCGTTCGCCGGCAAGCACGTGCGCGCCCTGCCGGTGCCGGACGTGGCCGGGCAGTCCCGCAAGTTCTTCGACGGGCTCGGCGAGTACGCCGTCTCGCTCGGCGCGCAGGGCCTGGCCTGGGTGCGGGTCGCCGAGGACGGGTCGCTGTCCGGCCCGATCGCGAAGTTCCTCACCGAGGAGAACGTCAAGGTCCTCACCGAGCGCCTCGGCCTCGCCGCCGGGCACGCGGTGTTCTTCGGCGCGGGCGAGTTCGACGAGGTCTCCAAGATCATGTCGGGCGTGCGCGTCGAGGCCGCGAAGCGCGCCGGGCACTTCGAGGAGGGCGTGTTCCGGTTCTGCTGGATCGTCGACTTCCCGATGTACGAGAAGGACGAGGAGACCGGCAGGATCGACTTCTCGCACAACCCGTTCTCCATGCCGCAGGGCGGCCTGGAGGCCCTGGAGAGCCAGGACCCCCTGGACGTCCTCGGCTGGCAGTACGACATCGTCTGCAACGGCATCGAGCTGTCCTCGGGCGCGATCCGCAACCACGAGCCCGAGATCATGTTCAAGGCGTTCGAGATCGCGGGCTACGACCGGGAGACCGTGGAGCGCGAGTTCGGCGGCATGCTCAAGGCGTTCCGCCTCGGCGCCCCGCCGCACGGCGGCATCGCGCCGGGCGTCGACCGCATGGTGATGCTGCTCGCCGACGAGCCGAACATCCGGGAGACCATCGCGTTCCCGCTGAACGGCAACGCGCAGGACCTGATGATGGGCGCGCCGACCGAGCTCGACGAGACGCGTCTGCGCGAGCTGAACATCGCGCTGCGCAAGCCGGTGGCGGACAAGCAGGCGTAG
- a CDS encoding aldo/keto reductase, producing MSLTLDTYRLLGRSGLRVSPLALGTATFGTEWGWGAAEDEARRLFDRYVEHGGNFIDTATTYTEGSSERLLGAFARRRREGLVLATKYSTLRRPDDPNSGGPHRKSLFASVESSLRRLNTDYIDLLYLHVWDFSTPVEEILRGLDDLVRQGKVLYVAMSNVPAWQVSRMQAIAELRGWSPLVALQIEYSLAERTGERDLIPMAREMGLGVVPYSPLAGGLLSGKYRRSDLAGEPAASEGSTRKSFNAALGMVTERTLGIADVVKDVATELGRTPAQVGLAWTLHNPAVTAPVIGARTLAQLDDNLGALDTGLTAAQLSRLDAAGAIGPGIPHAYLAGDHGRGATRGDLKIQLRA from the coding sequence ATGTCGCTCACGCTCGACACCTACCGGCTGCTGGGCCGCTCCGGGCTGCGGGTCTCACCGCTGGCGCTCGGCACGGCGACGTTCGGCACCGAGTGGGGCTGGGGCGCCGCGGAGGACGAGGCGCGCCGGCTGTTCGACCGCTACGTCGAGCACGGCGGCAACTTCATCGACACCGCCACCACCTACACCGAGGGCAGTTCCGAGCGTCTGCTCGGCGCCTTCGCCCGCCGGCGCCGCGAGGGCCTGGTGCTCGCCACGAAGTACTCGACGCTGCGCCGCCCGGACGACCCCAACTCCGGCGGCCCGCACCGCAAGAGCCTGTTCGCGTCGGTGGAATCCAGCCTGCGGCGTCTGAACACGGACTACATCGACCTGCTCTATCTGCACGTGTGGGACTTCTCGACGCCGGTCGAGGAGATCCTGCGCGGCCTGGACGACCTGGTCCGGCAGGGCAAGGTCCTGTACGTGGCGATGTCCAACGTCCCGGCGTGGCAGGTGTCGCGGATGCAGGCCATCGCCGAGCTGCGCGGCTGGTCGCCGCTGGTCGCGCTCCAGATCGAGTACAGCCTGGCCGAACGCACCGGGGAGCGCGATCTGATCCCGATGGCCCGCGAGATGGGGCTCGGCGTGGTGCCGTACTCGCCGCTCGCGGGCGGGCTGCTCAGCGGAAAGTACAGGCGCTCCGACCTGGCCGGCGAGCCCGCCGCGTCGGAGGGGAGCACCCGCAAGAGCTTCAACGCGGCCCTGGGCATGGTGACCGAGCGCACCCTCGGTATCGCGGACGTCGTGAAGGACGTGGCCACGGAGCTCGGCCGCACCCCCGCGCAGGTGGGGCTGGCCTGGACGCTGCACAACCCCGCCGTGACGGCGCCCGTCATCGGTGCCCGCACGCTCGCGCAGCTGGACGACAATCTGGGCGCCCTCGACACCGGCCTCACCGCCGCCCAGCTGTCCCGGCTCGACGCGGCCGGGGCGATCGGTCCGGGCATCCCGCACGCCTACCTCGCCGGTGACCACGGCCGCGGGGCGACACGGGGCGACCTGAAGATCCAGCTCCGCGCCTGA
- a CDS encoding helix-turn-helix transcriptional regulator, which translates to MTISAVDATQELAVFLRTRRERLDPGALGLPARRQTRRTPGLRREEVAELAGVSVDYVVRLEQARGLRPSADVLEALARALRLAPVERAYLFDLAQQRPRTADEPATTAAPPLAQLVADLSPLPAMLLNHRYDILAWNREMAALFLDFGALPPARRNAMRLCLAHPDIRERYVDREQVVREGIAHLRAAWAAHPQDRELTGLITELRTMDGEFARLWAERDITAGGRGHKVMRHPEAGPLALRGEVLAPLHDPDQRLLLFRAADEESREALARLCGE; encoded by the coding sequence ATGACGATCTCCGCCGTGGACGCGACACAGGAGCTGGCCGTGTTCCTGCGGACCCGGCGCGAACGGCTCGACCCGGGCGCCCTGGGTCTGCCCGCGCGCAGGCAGACCCGTCGGACCCCGGGTCTGCGCCGCGAGGAGGTGGCCGAACTGGCCGGGGTCAGCGTCGACTACGTCGTACGCCTCGAACAGGCGCGCGGGCTGCGGCCCTCGGCGGACGTGCTCGAAGCCCTGGCCCGTGCGCTGCGCCTGGCCCCCGTCGAACGCGCCTACCTCTTCGACCTGGCCCAGCAGCGCCCCCGTACCGCCGACGAGCCCGCGACCACCGCGGCGCCGCCCCTGGCCCAGCTGGTCGCCGACCTGTCGCCGCTGCCGGCCATGCTCCTCAACCACCGTTACGACATCCTGGCCTGGAACCGCGAAATGGCGGCGCTGTTCCTGGACTTCGGCGCTCTGCCGCCGGCGCGGCGCAACGCGATGCGGCTGTGTCTGGCGCACCCGGACATCCGCGAGCGCTACGTGGACCGGGAGCAGGTCGTACGGGAGGGCATCGCCCATCTGCGTGCGGCGTGGGCCGCCCATCCGCAGGACCGGGAGCTGACCGGGCTGATCACCGAACTGCGCACGATGGACGGGGAGTTCGCGCGCCTGTGGGCCGAGCGGGACATCACGGCCGGTGGCCGCGGCCACAAGGTGATGCGCCATCCCGAGGCGGGCCCGCTGGCGCTGCGCGGGGAAGTGCTGGCACCGCTGCACGATCCGGATCAGCGGCTGTTGCTCTTCCGCGCGGCGGACGAGGAGAGCCGGGAGGCGCTGGCGCGGCTGTGCGGGGAGTGA
- a CDS encoding class I SAM-dependent methyltransferase, translating into MSDVDAWLDDTRTSYDTVAASYADQLREALAGEPYLRAVLALFAELVRDAGGGPVADVGCGPGHVTAHLVELGVDAFGVDLSPGMIAVARRDHPGLRFEVGSMTELPLADASVTAALAFWSLVHIPDDAVPTVFAEFRRVMPPGAPLLLGFHMGDGTRLKTRGYGGHAMKVHIHLRRPDRVTAWLREAGFTVEAEFLLDLDERLPGAVLFARREG; encoded by the coding sequence ATGAGTGACGTGGACGCATGGCTGGACGACACCCGGACCTCCTACGACACGGTCGCCGCGAGCTACGCCGACCAGTTGCGCGAGGCCCTCGCGGGGGAGCCGTATCTGCGGGCGGTGCTCGCGCTGTTCGCGGAGCTGGTACGGGACGCCGGGGGCGGGCCCGTCGCGGACGTGGGCTGCGGGCCCGGTCATGTCACCGCGCATCTGGTCGAGTTGGGCGTCGATGCCTTCGGCGTCGACCTCTCTCCCGGCATGATCGCCGTGGCCCGGCGCGACCACCCCGGGCTGCGGTTCGAGGTGGGCTCCATGACGGAGCTCCCCCTCGCCGACGCCTCGGTCACCGCCGCCCTCGCGTTCTGGTCCCTGGTCCACATCCCGGACGACGCGGTCCCCACCGTCTTCGCCGAGTTCCGCCGGGTCATGCCGCCGGGCGCCCCGCTGCTGCTCGGCTTCCACATGGGCGACGGGACCCGCCTGAAGACCCGGGGCTACGGCGGCCACGCGATGAAGGTCCACATCCATCTGCGCCGCCCCGACCGGGTGACGGCCTGGCTGCGGGAGGCCGGGTTCACGGTCGAGGCCGAGTTCCTGCTGGACCTCGACGAGCGACTGCCCGGAGCGGTCCTGTTCGCGCGCCGGGAGGGGTAG
- a CDS encoding zinc ribbon domain-containing protein — protein sequence MSTPAMVPCPDCGTPARATGQSFCDSCGAFLRWTAPAGRPAADAAAPEPEPTAEPARPAEKPAARSIAPDDPTPPAGTPVVGPDAARPEEPPAGDASGRPDAATVPTPAVADDARDTGALPEARATSATDAARALLVPVQEPSAPRPRETPGTVLPGRPEAARPRVRPSMPAPAPENGTPCPACSTPNHQHRTFCRSCATPLGPRREDTATGPYAGQRPPLHRDRKRWIARALVAAAVVALIVGGVFGGPPAARAVQDHFAKRVAVHPTSWSASHWDPKHAPGLAGDSYSNTWWGSGYAGDAQGTYLEATFGQPTDLLALLITPGTSKRAGQQSEQARPQEFDLVVTDTSGKQHVSHRSINDGGVQRIDVRVRDAASVRIILRSAFGAAKDKQVAIAEVEFFARSKT from the coding sequence ATGTCCACCCCGGCCATGGTCCCCTGCCCCGACTGCGGCACCCCGGCACGCGCCACCGGCCAGTCGTTCTGCGACTCCTGCGGAGCCTTCCTGCGCTGGACCGCCCCGGCCGGCCGGCCCGCGGCCGACGCCGCCGCGCCCGAGCCCGAGCCCACAGCCGAGCCGGCCCGGCCGGCCGAGAAGCCGGCCGCGCGGAGCATCGCGCCCGACGACCCCACACCGCCCGCCGGCACCCCCGTCGTCGGGCCGGACGCGGCCCGCCCCGAGGAGCCGCCGGCCGGGGACGCGTCCGGCCGGCCGGACGCGGCGACCGTCCCCACGCCCGCCGTCGCCGACGACGCACGGGACACCGGCGCGCTGCCCGAGGCGCGCGCCACCTCGGCGACCGACGCCGCGCGGGCCCTGCTCGTACCGGTGCAGGAGCCGTCGGCGCCCCGGCCCCGCGAGACGCCCGGCACGGTCCTGCCCGGACGCCCCGAGGCGGCCCGCCCCCGCGTCCGCCCCTCGATGCCGGCCCCGGCCCCGGAGAACGGCACCCCCTGCCCGGCCTGCTCCACCCCCAACCACCAGCACCGCACCTTCTGCCGCAGCTGCGCCACCCCGCTCGGCCCGCGCCGCGAGGACACGGCGACGGGCCCGTACGCGGGTCAGCGCCCGCCGCTGCACCGGGACCGTAAGCGCTGGATCGCGCGCGCCCTGGTGGCGGCGGCCGTGGTGGCGCTGATCGTGGGCGGCGTGTTCGGCGGGCCCCCGGCGGCCCGCGCGGTACAGGACCACTTCGCCAAGCGCGTGGCCGTCCACCCGACCTCCTGGTCGGCGTCGCACTGGGACCCGAAGCACGCCCCGGGCCTGGCCGGCGACAGCTACTCCAACACCTGGTGGGGCAGCGGGTACGCGGGCGACGCCCAGGGCACCTACCTGGAGGCGACCTTCGGCCAGCCGACCGACCTGCTGGCCCTGCTGATCACCCCGGGCACGTCGAAGCGCGCGGGCCAGCAGTCGGAGCAGGCGAGGCCGCAGGAGTTCGACCTGGTGGTGACCGACACGAGCGGCAAGCAGCACGTCTCGCACCGGTCGATCAACGACGGCGGTGTCCAGCGCATCGACGTCCGGGTCCGCGACGCGGCCTCGGTCCGCATCATCCTGCGCTCGGCCTTCGGCGCGGCCAAGGACAAGCAGGTGGCCATCGCGGAGGTGGAGTTCTTCGCCCGCTCGAAGACCTGA
- a CDS encoding phage tail protein: MSARGSVDDLASSHPLGVQLPAVYADDDFAQRFVEGLDVVLAPLFNVLDCLEAYFDPALAPEDFVDWLTSWVGTELDGTESLELRRHAVATAVSLHRVRGTALGLSRAVELAFGVRPRITESGGASWSARPLGPFPGESRASLRVTLEVADPSSVDPYRLQAVVAAARPAHLPFTAEVSARKTPSHEGN, encoded by the coding sequence ATGAGCGCGCGCGGATCCGTCGACGACCTGGCGTCCTCGCACCCGCTGGGCGTCCAGCTGCCCGCGGTGTACGCCGACGACGACTTCGCCCAGCGTTTCGTCGAGGGCCTCGACGTGGTCCTGGCCCCGCTGTTCAACGTGCTCGACTGCCTGGAGGCCTACTTCGACCCGGCGCTGGCCCCCGAGGACTTCGTGGACTGGCTCACCAGCTGGGTCGGCACGGAACTCGACGGCACCGAGTCCCTGGAGCTGCGCCGGCACGCCGTGGCCACCGCTGTCTCGCTGCACCGGGTGCGCGGCACCGCGCTGGGCCTCTCGCGCGCCGTCGAGCTGGCCTTCGGGGTGCGCCCCCGGATCACCGAGAGCGGCGGCGCGTCCTGGTCGGCCCGCCCGCTCGGCCCCTTTCCCGGCGAGTCCCGCGCCTCTCTGCGGGTGACCCTCGAAGTCGCCGACCCGTCCAGCGTCGACCCCTACCGCCTCCAGGCGGTGGTGGCGGCGGCCCGCCCCGCGCACCTCCCTTTCACGGCCGAGGTATCCGCTCGCAAGACCCCCTCCCACGAAGGGAACTGA